A portion of the Acidisarcina polymorpha genome contains these proteins:
- a CDS encoding class I SAM-dependent methyltransferase yields the protein MSSNLLQLKQAMRATWMAGDFGQIARYMAGEAEKFVERIGILPGMKLLDVACGTGNVAIPAARAGAQVAGIDIAPNLLEQARQRALAANLQVTFEEGDAEQLPYSDEHFDVVTSMFGAMFAPNPERVAAELARVCRRGGKIAMANWTPEGMTGQMFRLRDRYLTPPADIPVPVLWGDEDIVRDRLGAHGVHVETTRYAFTNELPFPPREVVHLFREYFGPTKTAFAKLDAAAQAAYAEDLERLWSEHNEDTTGKTKTKNEYLLVIGTRL from the coding sequence ATGAGTTCTAATCTGCTGCAATTGAAGCAAGCAATGCGGGCCACATGGATGGCCGGGGATTTTGGCCAGATCGCGAGATACATGGCGGGAGAAGCCGAAAAGTTCGTTGAACGGATCGGTATCCTCCCTGGGATGAAGCTGCTTGATGTAGCATGCGGAACCGGGAACGTAGCCATCCCGGCCGCCCGGGCGGGCGCTCAGGTCGCGGGTATCGATATCGCACCGAATCTCCTGGAACAAGCACGGCAACGCGCTCTTGCAGCGAATCTGCAAGTGACGTTCGAGGAGGGAGACGCAGAACAGTTGCCCTATTCCGATGAGCACTTCGATGTGGTGACGAGTATGTTCGGGGCCATGTTCGCTCCAAACCCGGAACGGGTCGCGGCCGAGCTTGCTCGAGTCTGTCGTCGTGGTGGAAAGATTGCCATGGCCAACTGGACACCTGAGGGGATGACCGGACAGATGTTTCGCCTTCGCGACCGGTATCTCACTCCGCCCGCTGATATCCCCGTTCCGGTCCTTTGGGGCGATGAAGATATCGTTCGAGATCGGCTAGGAGCTCACGGAGTTCACGTGGAAACTACGCGATACGCCTTCACCAACGAGCTTCCATTTCCCCCGCGCGAGGTCGTTCACTTGTTTCGAGAATACTTCGGACCTACGAAGACGGCGTTCGCGAAATTGGATGCCGCGGCTCAGGCGGCCTATGCCGAAGATCTCGAAAGGTTATGGTCTGAACACAACGAAGACACGACCGGGAAAACAAAAACGAAGAACGAATACCTGCTAGTGATAGGAACGCGCCTGTAG
- a CDS encoding NADP-dependent oxidoreductase — translation MKAVVLYEYGGPEKLTYEEAFPEPQVSGDTVLIAAAAASVNPIDWKVRSGMRQKDFPLSFPAILGRDVSGVVRSVGANVKHFKPGERVLALSNATYATLVAVNDSDVTHLPDGLDLADAAAIPLISVTGDQLVRLAAKVQKEQVVLVTGALGSVGRAAVHSAKKLGAQVIAGVRGKELAEARSLGVADVLAIDDDQAIEAFRPVDVVADTVGGGVAAKLLAKVKPGGSFGYSATIPEDAAAQYPAVKITRVQAKPDPSKVREFADDLRDGKFVLPIGRRLPLHHAAEAHALGEKGGGGKIILLAPDARD, via the coding sequence ATGAAAGCAGTGGTGCTGTACGAATATGGCGGACCTGAGAAACTGACGTACGAAGAGGCGTTTCCAGAACCCCAGGTCAGCGGAGATACGGTGCTGATTGCGGCAGCCGCCGCAAGTGTCAATCCAATCGACTGGAAAGTCCGCTCGGGAATGAGGCAGAAGGATTTTCCGTTGTCTTTCCCTGCTATCCTTGGGCGCGACGTCAGTGGGGTCGTCCGGTCAGTTGGTGCAAACGTGAAGCACTTCAAGCCAGGCGAGCGCGTTCTCGCACTCTCCAACGCGACTTATGCCACCTTGGTCGCGGTCAATGACTCGGATGTGACCCATCTGCCAGATGGCCTGGATCTGGCTGACGCGGCCGCCATCCCCCTTATCTCAGTGACTGGTGACCAGCTGGTCCGGCTTGCGGCCAAAGTGCAGAAAGAACAGGTTGTTTTAGTTACCGGCGCTCTGGGCAGCGTGGGACGCGCGGCAGTTCACTCGGCTAAAAAATTAGGTGCGCAGGTAATTGCCGGTGTTCGCGGGAAAGAGCTTGCCGAGGCCCGCTCCCTGGGCGTCGCCGACGTGCTCGCAATCGACGACGACCAGGCCATCGAGGCATTCCGGCCGGTCGATGTAGTCGCCGACACAGTCGGTGGCGGTGTCGCGGCGAAACTGCTCGCGAAGGTCAAGCCAGGCGGATCTTTTGGCTACAGCGCCACAATTCCTGAAGATGCCGCCGCACAATACCCGGCGGTCAAGATCACCCGGGTGCAGGCAAAGCCGGATCCCTCCAAAGTGCGCGAGTTCGCTGACGACCTCCGAGATGGCAAGTTCGTTCTGCCGATAGGTCGCCGGCTGCCACTCCATCATGCGGCCGAAGCCCATGCGCTCGGGGAGAAAGGTGGGGGTGGGAAGATCATCCTGCTGGCGCCGGATGCACGTGACTAA